From Chiloscyllium punctatum isolate Juve2018m chromosome 36, sChiPun1.3, whole genome shotgun sequence, the proteins below share one genomic window:
- the LOC140460082 gene encoding probable G-protein coupled receptor 139, protein MDRSFYDGLYWLSQGWMSVTARIQDVLWVIQGVYYPILAIVGVPLNIITIVILSRNKCGLSTCVTYYLVAMAAADLLVIIIDLILRQLPIVYYVHFIFLESIPICNIHAVLLYAVTDCSVWFTVTFTFDRFLAICCQNLKSKYCNEKTVAVFLGTVTVLSCLKNTFWYFMLTDRYWLMNRPWFCRVSEDIRKSRVWVTIEFLHHILTPALPFVLILLLNIFTVRQILVTSKARGRLIRQNTSDPEMESRRKSIILLFVISANFVLLWSVIMMYSLWSRMSYLGYPSIWLHDFVQELGFMLELLSCCTNTVIYSVTQTKFREHLKTVLKYPCTLIIRFTQ, encoded by the exons ATGGATCGAAGCTTCTACGACggactttactggctttcccaaggCTGGATGTCTGTTACAGCGCGGATTCAGGACGTGCTTTGGGTTATTCAGGGCGTCTACTATCCAATTCTCGCCATTGTTGGCGTTCCTC TTAACATAATAACAATAGTGATCCTATCTCGCAACAAGTGTGGGCTCTCCACATGTGTCACCtattacctggtggccatggcagcagcagatctcctggtcattatcatcGACTTGATATTGAGACAACTGCCAATCGTTTATTACGTCCATTTTATCTTCCTGGAGTCTATCCCCATCTGTAATATTCATGCCGTTCTGCTTTATGCAGTCAccgactgttctgtctggttcacagtcaccttcacctttgatcgatttttGGCCATCTGTTGCCAGAACCTGAAAAGCAAATATTGCAACGAGAAAACAGTCGCTGTGTTTCTAGGAACAGTGACAGTACTGAGCTGTTTGAAGAACACTTTCTGGTACTTTATGTTAACAGATCGGTATTGGTTGATGAACAGACCCTGGTTTTGTCGTGTCAGCGAAGATATTCGGAAATCTCgggtctgggtcacaatcgagtttctccatcacattctcaCCCCGGCTCTCCCGTTcgtcctgattctgctgctgaaTATTTTCACTGTCCGACAGATTCTTGTGACCAGCAAAGCCCGCGGGAGGCTCATTCGCCAGAACACCAgcgacccagagatggagagtcgaaggaaatccatcattttacttttTGTCATCTCAGCAAATTTCGTCCTGCTGTGGTCAGTGATAATGATGTATTCGCTTTGGAGCCGAATGTCGTATTTAGGCTATCCGTCTATCTGGTTACACGATTTCGTCCAGGAATTAGGCTTCATGTTggagctcctcagttgctgcacgaACACTGTGATTTAttccgtgacccagactaagttcagagaGCATCTGAAGACTGTATTGAAATATCCCTGCACTCTCATTATTCGATTCACTCAATAA